TTCCATTGTGGATACGACCGTACTTTACAACGTTTTGAGGCTGGCAACGGGGGCAATTGTACCCATGGCTTCACCCAAATCTAACTACCCCCCTATTTTAACCATTACAAGAACAGGACTACCCGCACACGCCGGCGTAGCAGGAATTTTTCCCATTTCTACTGACTGGCAAATGCCTCAAAGAGTTGGTTGCCGCTCAAGTCGTCACCCGTCGGATGTCCGCCCCAAGTGCCCGCAATTTTTCCTCCAACCGCTCGTAACCCCGGTCCAGATGATGCAACCCACTAATCACGGTCTCGCCTTGGGCTGCTAACCCAGCCAACACCAACGCCGCCGAAGCCCGCAAGTCCGTTGCTGTTACCGGCGCTCCCGATAGAAATGGCACCCCTTGAATCAAAGCATGATTGCCCTTGACACGGATATTGGCTCCCATGCGTTGCAGTTCTGCTACGTGCCGCAGCCGGTTCTCAAACACCGTTTCTGTGACCACGCTGGTGCCCTCGCTCAGGGTCAATAAGGCCATGAATTGCGCCTGCATATCGGTGGGAAAGCCTGGAAACGGCAGCGTTTCAATGTCCGTTCCCCGGTAGGGCCCCTGACCCGGTCGTACCCGTATCGCATTGGGGGGTTCAAACGTCACCGAAAACCCAACTTCTGTTAACTTGGCGGTCACTGGCGTGAGATGCTCGGGAATGACCGGACTGATCCACAACTCAGAGCGAGTAATCGCCGCCGCCACCATAAACGTTCCGGCCTCAATCCGGTCCGGAATGATGGTGTACTCCGTGCTGTGCAATCGCGGCACGCCGACAACCGTGATGGTTTTGGTCCCAGCACCCCGAATTTTAGCCCCCATGCTGCGACAGAAGTTGGCCAAATCCACCACTTCTGGTTCCTGCGCCGCATTTTCAATCACTGTTTCGCCTTCCGCCAGCGTCGCCGCCATCATCAGGGTTTCTGTGGCCCCCACGCTGGGGTAATCCAGGTAGATATGGGCACCTCGTAATTTGCGCGCGTAGGCCTGCACCATCCCATGTTCAATCTGGACTGTTGCACCTAGCGCCTGCAACCCCCGCACGTGCAATTCCACCGGTCGCGCCCCAATCGCACATCCCCCCGGCATGGGAACCCGCGCCACTCCCAACCGCGCTAGCAACGGCCCAATTACAAAAAAACTGGCCCGCAGTTGACTCACAATTTCGTAGGGGGCTAACGAACGGTGCAGGTGCCGTACGTCCAAATCTAAAACGCCGCGATGGTAATGAACTTTCACCCCCAGCGCCGTCAGGACTTGACCCATGCGATGCACATCCACTAAATCTGGCACATTGCGAATCCGGCAATCCTGCGAACACAACAGCGCTCCCGCCATCAAGGCCAGTGCCGAATTTTTTGCCCCACTAATAGTTACTTCTCCCGCTAGCGGCAACCCCCCACGAATCCGCAAGACCGCATTCGCCGCCGTCGTCTCTTGCACTTGTAGATGCATTTTTTCAACTCCTCACCACCGCACTAACCCCCATCTTACCCCAACCCCCAGACCGGTCAAGGGGTTGGTTGCCGCGCGGGTATGGTCAATATACCAACAGGTGCTTGCAGCTTAGGCATGGCTTGTCGCACGAGCGCTGTCACCTGGGTGGTCGTCGCATCGTACATACTCGTGACCAAACGGGGGTATAGACCAATCCCAATCACCGGCACCAGGAGCGACGCAATAATGAACACCTCGCGCGGTTCCGCATCTATAAGCTTTTCGTGAGATACCAGCTCCTCGTTCTCCGGCCCGTAGAAAATTTGTCGCAGCATTGAGAGCAGATAAATCGGCGTCAAAATCACACCGACCGCCGCCAGCAGCAGCACCAGCACCTTGAACGGCACACTGTAGGCATCACTCGTCGCAAAACCGATAAATACCATCAATTCCGCCACAAACCCGCTCATCCCTGGCAGGGCCAACGACGCTAGGGAACAGGCGGTAAACATGGCAAAAATTTTCGGCATCTTTTGTCCCACCCCGCCCATTTCCTCCAAGATCAGGGTGTGCGTGCGGTCGTAGGTGGCGCCTACCAGAAAGAACAAACTCGCCCCGATTAAGCCGTGGGAAATCATCTGCAACACCGCCCCGCTCAACCCCGTCGTCGTATAGGACGCAATCCCAATCAACACAAATCCCATGTGGGAAATCGAAGAATAAGCAATTTTGCGCTTCAAGTTACGCTGGGCAAAGGACGTCAACGCGGCATAGATGATATTCACCACGCCCAAAATCGCCAGGATGGGTGCAAACAGGGCATGGGCGTCCGGCAGCATCCCCATATTCATGCGGATCAGGGCATAGCCGCCCATCTTCAACAAAATCCCCGCCAGCAACATGTGTACCGGCGCCGTCGCTTCCCCATGGGCATCAGGCAACCAAGTGTGGAGCGGGAAAATGGGCAACTTCACCGCATAAGCAATCAAAAACGCCACGTAGCACCAAATCTGCAACGCCAGCGGGTAGGACTTCAGCGCCAACTCCCGCATGTCAAAGCTGATGGGATCGCCGTAAAAAGCCATCGCCAGGCCCGCCACCAAAATAAACAGCGACCCCCCCGCCGTGTACACGATAAATTTGTTAGCTGCGTACTGTCGCTTGTAGCCACCCCAGATTGCCAGCAGTAAATAAACGGGGATCAACTCCAACTCCCACACCAGGAAAAACAACAACATGTCCTGCACGGCGAACACCGCAATCTGTCCCCCGTACATCGCCAGCATCAGGAAGTAAAACAAGCGGGGTTTCAGGGTCACCGGCCAGGCCGCCAGGATGGCCAGCGTCGTGATAAAGCCAGTCAGCAGCACCAGCGGCATGGACAAACCATCCACCCCCACCGACCAATTCAGGCCAATCTGGGGCAACCAGGGATAGCGCTCCACCAGTTGCAAATCCGGCGAATTTAAGTCGTAGCCTTGCCAAAAGCTGTAGCTGATCAACGCAAAATCCACTAGCCCCACCACCAGGGCATACCAGCGTACCGTCCGGCCTTCTTTATCCGGCAGAAATGGAATCGCCAACGCCGCCACAATCGGCAGGAGAATAATGGTCGTCAACCAGGGAAAACTGCTCGTCATGACCCACCACCCTCAACCTAGGAAAACCAGCCCGACACCAGCACCAACCCCAGCACCGCCAGCAGGATCACCAGCGCATAGGTCTGTACCCGCCCATTGTTCACGTACTTCAAGACTTCCCCCGTCACTAGCGTCACTAGCCCTGTCAAATTCACTAGGCCATCAATAATGCGATAGTCCGTCTCCAGGGCTTGGCGGGCCAACCGGCGCAAGGGCAGAGCAAAGTACTGCTCGTACAGGTCATCCCAGTACCATTTGTTCACCAAAAACTCGTACAACTTGGGCAATCGCTCCGCTAGGGGTTCCACACCCGTGTATTTCCCTCCGTAAACAACAAACGCCAGGGTGATGCCGATCAAACCCACACCCACCGACGACCCAGCCATGACCAAAAATTCACCCCAGTCAAAATGCGCCCAGTCTGCCCCAACAGTTAAAACTGACGCCGGTTCCTCGAGAAAATACTCAAAGTAGTTGGCAAATGGCAGTCCCACCCAACCCACCGCCACCGACGGAATGGCGAGTAACACCAGGGGCAAGGTCATGGTCCAGGGTGATTCATGGGGTTCGGCGGCATGACCATGGGTTTCCATGTGGGCTAACTCCTCCACCTGCATGGCACCTGGCCCGAACGCTAACCCGCGAAATTCACCGCCAAACGTCAACAGGTAAATCCGAAACATGTAAAACGCGGTCATTCCTGCGGTCAGCCAACCCACCAACCACAGCCCAGGATTGGCCGCAAACACCACGTGTAGGATTTCATCCTTCGACCAGAAACCAGCAAACGGCGGAATGCCACAGATGGCCAGCGTCCCAATCAAAAACGTCGCAGCGGTAATGGGCATGTATTTCCGCAGACCCCCCATGTTGCGCATATCTTGTGCTTTGTCCGGGTCATGACCCACCACCGCCTCCATCGCGTGGATCACCGACCCTGACCCCAAAAACAACATCGCCTTGAAATACGCATGGGTCATCAGGTGAAACATGCCCGCCGCCGGCGCTGCCACGCCCATCGCCATCACCATGTAGCCCAACTGGGAGATGGTGGAATAGGCCAATCCTTTTTTGATGTCGGTTTGCACCAGGGCAATCGTCGCTCCCAAAAACGCCGTAAACGCTCCTGTCCAGGCCACTACTTGTAACGTTCCTGGCAAGTGTTCGTACACCGGCATCATCCGCGCCAGTAAAAACACCCCCGCCGCCACCATCGTCGCCGCATGAATCAGGGCAGAAATCGGCGTGGGGCCTTCCATGGCATCTGGCAACCACACATGCAGCGGCGCTTGCGCCGATTTGGCCACTGGCCCTAAAAACACCAGAATCCCCAGTCCGGTCGCCGCCCACAACGGCAAGGCGCCTGTGGTCAACAAATCCCCAACCCGTTCCGCCAGCCGCTCAAACTCAATTTCCCCCGTGGTCCAGTAAAACCCCAGAATCCCCAGCAGCAGGCCAAAGTCCCCCACGCGGTTGACAATAAACGCTTTCTGGGCAGCTTCGCGGGCGGCAATCCGCTCATACCAGAACCCAATCAGCAGGTAGGAGCACATCCCCACCAGTTCCCAGAACACATAAATCTGCACCAGGTTCGGGCTGATCACCAACCCCAGCATGGACGCGCCGAACAAACTCAGGTAGGCAAAAAAGCGCGAATACCCTTTGTCATGGGCCATGTAGCCGTCGCTGTAGAGCATCACCAGCAGGGCCACTGTAGTGACAATGACCAGCATCAGACTACTTAGCCGGTCAATCACCATGCCCATGTCCAGGTGAAACGGCCCCGCGACCGCCCAAGTGAAACTCCAGTAGTAGGGTGGGTGTCCTTGCGCTTGACTCCAGAGCAGCGCCAGGGAGTGGCCGAGCGCGATACCCATGAGTGTGAGCACCAACGCCGCATTCACCCGCTTGAGTCGGCTTGTCCACTCGCCAAAGGTAATCAATCCCGTTCCGACGACCGTCGCCCCTAGCAAAGGCAGCACCGGAATGAGCCAAGCGTACTGATAAAGCAACTCTTCCATAGACACCCTACACACGGGGAGAAAACCGCTAACATTTTGCCACAAGTGGATGGGTATGACGGTAGGAAAAAAACCATGACCAGCCCGGCGTTACCGCTTGTTCTCCGGCTTTAGCTCATCCAGAATCCTTTAACAATTGCGCCCAGGGAATGTACGCCGCCACGGTTTCGGTCAGGGTCTGCAGCAGATGTTGGCGTTGTTGAGAAAAGTCAGGCACCTGCGTTGTTAACGGTGGCAATCCCTTCCGAGTACGGAGTTGGTTCAGCCAGGTACGCCGCCAGGCTCCATTCTCAAAAATCCCATGCAGGTAAGTCCCCCACACCCGGCCTGTCGTATCCACATAACCGAGCGCTGGGTCGGTGAACAAGGGTTGGACGTGGCCGGCGATGTGAGTGGAACCCTGGTGAATCTCGTAACCTTTGACGGTTAAACCTGGCACGGGGTACTGGGACAACACCTCCCGCTGGCGCGTGATTTTGTGGGGAGCGATCACAGTCGCAATCGGTAGGAGATTCAATCCCTCGGCCTGCACGTCTTTCCCCTCAAGTCCTAGGGGGTCTTGTACCGTTTTCCCCAGCATTTGCATCCCGCCGCAAACGCCCAGCATCCATCCCCCTTGCTGGTGATAGGCGATGAGCTTTTGCGCTAGGCCCGTTTGATGCAACCACTGTAAATCGGCAATCGTCGTTTTACTCCCCGGCAGGATAACTGCATCGGGATCACCGAAATCTTGTTCACTTTTGACGTACTTCACTTGCACCGTTGGCTCAAATAGGAGTGGGTCAAAGTCAGTAAAGTTACTAATTTTCGGAAGTTGAATCACAGCAATGGTTAGTTCGGAGCTGGTTTTACGGGGCGATAACAAACTCAAAGAGTCTTCCGCCGGTAAATGCGTTTCTAACCAAGGAATCACCCCCAGCACCGGAATTCCTGTTTTTTGCTCTAACCATGCCAGCCCTGGTTGCAATAGCGACAATTGCCCCCGGAATTTATTAATCACCAACCCTTTGATCAACGCCCGTTCTTCTGGTTCCAGCAGCGCCAGGGTTCCTACGATGTGGGCAAATACGCCGCCGGGGTTAATATCGCCCACCAAAATGGTTTTGGCTTGCAGGTATTGGGCCACCCGCATATTGGTCAAATCACGATGCTTTAAGTTGATTTCCGCTGGCGACCCCGCCCCTTCGCACACGATGTAGTCATACTGGCTTTGCAATTCCGCCAGCGCTTCGGTAATTGCCCGCCATCCCCGCTCAAAATAATCGCGGTAATAATCTTGCGCTTGGGTTACCCCGGCCACCCGTCCTCGGATGATCACCTGGGATGTCCGGTCGCCCTGGGGCTTGAGCAGGATGGGGTTCATGGCGGTCGTGGGTTCGATGCCAGCAGCCCAGGCCTGTACTGCTTGGGCGTAGCCCATTTCGCCCCCGTCGGCTGTTACGTAGGCATTCAGCGCCATGTTTTGTCCTTTGAAGGGAGCCACCCGGTACCCCTGCTGCGCCAGCCACCCGCACAACGCTGTTACCAGCAACGACTTTCCGGCATTGGACGTGCAACCGACGACCATCAACGCGGGCATAATAAGGGAAAATCTGCTACCTACTCACTCCTAACCATCATGCTGACCAAATCCCGCTATGTCAAAGGTTTGCAATGTCCCAAATGCCTGTGGTTGGATGCTCATGCGCCAGAAAAAGCCAGTGTTTCGGAAGCGCAAAAACTGCAATGGCAACAGGGGACAGATGTGGGAGTCTTGGCGCGGGATTACTTTCCTGGGGGCGTGCTGGTGACGGGATTTGGGAATCATCAATGCCAACAAAAAACGGCGCAATTGCTCGCCCAAGGAGCAACCTGTCTGTTTGAAGCCACATTCGCCTGGGAAG
The sequence above is drawn from the Gloeomargarita sp. SKYB120 genome and encodes:
- a CDS encoding cobyric acid synthase, whose translation is MPALMVVGCTSNAGKSLLVTALCGWLAQQGYRVAPFKGQNMALNAYVTADGGEMGYAQAVQAWAAGIEPTTAMNPILLKPQGDRTSQVIIRGRVAGVTQAQDYYRDYFERGWRAITEALAELQSQYDYIVCEGAGSPAEINLKHRDLTNMRVAQYLQAKTILVGDINPGGVFAHIVGTLALLEPEERALIKGLVINKFRGQLSLLQPGLAWLEQKTGIPVLGVIPWLETHLPAEDSLSLLSPRKTSSELTIAVIQLPKISNFTDFDPLLFEPTVQVKYVKSEQDFGDPDAVILPGSKTTIADLQWLHQTGLAQKLIAYHQQGGWMLGVCGGMQMLGKTVQDPLGLEGKDVQAEGLNLLPIATVIAPHKITRQREVLSQYPVPGLTVKGYEIHQGSTHIAGHVQPLFTDPALGYVDTTGRVWGTYLHGIFENGAWRRTWLNQLRTRKGLPPLTTQVPDFSQQRQHLLQTLTETVAAYIPWAQLLKDSG
- a CDS encoding NAD(P)H-quinone oxidoreductase subunit 5 — translated: MEELLYQYAWLIPVLPLLGATVVGTGLITFGEWTSRLKRVNAALVLTLMGIALGHSLALLWSQAQGHPPYYWSFTWAVAGPFHLDMGMVIDRLSSLMLVIVTTVALLVMLYSDGYMAHDKGYSRFFAYLSLFGASMLGLVISPNLVQIYVFWELVGMCSYLLIGFWYERIAAREAAQKAFIVNRVGDFGLLLGILGFYWTTGEIEFERLAERVGDLLTTGALPLWAATGLGILVFLGPVAKSAQAPLHVWLPDAMEGPTPISALIHAATMVAAGVFLLARMMPVYEHLPGTLQVVAWTGAFTAFLGATIALVQTDIKKGLAYSTISQLGYMVMAMGVAAPAAGMFHLMTHAYFKAMLFLGSGSVIHAMEAVVGHDPDKAQDMRNMGGLRKYMPITAATFLIGTLAICGIPPFAGFWSKDEILHVVFAANPGLWLVGWLTAGMTAFYMFRIYLLTFGGEFRGLAFGPGAMQVEELAHMETHGHAAEPHESPWTMTLPLVLLAIPSVAVGWVGLPFANYFEYFLEEPASVLTVGADWAHFDWGEFLVMAGSSVGVGLIGITLAFVVYGGKYTGVEPLAERLPKLYEFLVNKWYWDDLYEQYFALPLRRLARQALETDYRIIDGLVNLTGLVTLVTGEVLKYVNNGRVQTYALVILLAVLGLVLVSGWFS
- the ndhD1 gene encoding photosynthetic/respiratory NAD(P)H-quinone oxidoreductase subunit D1, with the translated sequence MTSSFPWLTTIILLPIVAALAIPFLPDKEGRTVRWYALVVGLVDFALISYSFWQGYDLNSPDLQLVERYPWLPQIGLNWSVGVDGLSMPLVLLTGFITTLAILAAWPVTLKPRLFYFLMLAMYGGQIAVFAVQDMLLFFLVWELELIPVYLLLAIWGGYKRQYAANKFIVYTAGGSLFILVAGLAMAFYGDPISFDMRELALKSYPLALQIWCYVAFLIAYAVKLPIFPLHTWLPDAHGEATAPVHMLLAGILLKMGGYALIRMNMGMLPDAHALFAPILAILGVVNIIYAALTSFAQRNLKRKIAYSSISHMGFVLIGIASYTTTGLSGAVLQMISHGLIGASLFFLVGATYDRTHTLILEEMGGVGQKMPKIFAMFTACSLASLALPGMSGFVAELMVFIGFATSDAYSVPFKVLVLLLAAVGVILTPIYLLSMLRQIFYGPENEELVSHEKLIDAEPREVFIIASLLVPVIGIGLYPRLVTSMYDATTTQVTALVRQAMPKLQAPVGILTIPARQPTP
- the murA gene encoding UDP-N-acetylglucosamine 1-carboxyvinyltransferase; translation: MHLQVQETTAANAVLRIRGGLPLAGEVTISGAKNSALALMAGALLCSQDCRIRNVPDLVDVHRMGQVLTALGVKVHYHRGVLDLDVRHLHRSLAPYEIVSQLRASFFVIGPLLARLGVARVPMPGGCAIGARPVELHVRGLQALGATVQIEHGMVQAYARKLRGAHIYLDYPSVGATETLMMAATLAEGETVIENAAQEPEVVDLANFCRSMGAKIRGAGTKTITVVGVPRLHSTEYTIIPDRIEAGTFMVAAAITRSELWISPVIPEHLTPVTAKLTEVGFSVTFEPPNAIRVRPGQGPYRGTDIETLPFPGFPTDMQAQFMALLTLSEGTSVVTETVFENRLRHVAELQRMGANIRVKGNHALIQGVPFLSGAPVTATDLRASAALVLAGLAAQGETVISGLHHLDRGYERLEEKLRALGADIRRVTT